A genomic region of Jeotgalibaca ciconiae contains the following coding sequences:
- a CDS encoding PfkB family carbohydrate kinase has translation MILNEKESRVFTYIKENPFISQQELADKIGLSRPAVANIISGLVKRGYLLGKAYVVNETRPIICIGAAAIDRRYFIEDELITGESNKVTSQITYGGVALSVAENLGRLQEDVVLLSLLGDDQEAKSIKENMRPFMKLNEVEEIPGFSTGMYMEVLNKQNEMLVGLSEMDIFDQMSPNWLMKRSALLKQAKGILVDTNLPKEATELLLDIVIKNKIPLAMVTVSALKAHNIPENLKGVKIFITTQKEAELMLNMKINDDESLKTALNHFLDRGVEHVIIMDRSKRVQFASQKHGMIRFDLRNTDSNSYVWGTNEALVAGMLYRYMHTKNLIDVILTGIVNAAKTTKSLHKVREDLSQALLEKDIKEFGEVEFEKI, from the coding sequence ATGATTCTTAACGAAAAAGAATCCAGAGTTTTTACATATATTAAGGAGAATCCCTTCATCTCCCAACAGGAGTTAGCTGATAAAATTGGTTTATCTAGACCAGCAGTAGCAAATATCATTTCAGGTTTAGTAAAAAGAGGCTATTTATTAGGGAAGGCTTATGTAGTCAATGAAACACGTCCGATTATATGTATTGGGGCGGCAGCGATTGATCGAAGATATTTCATTGAAGATGAATTAATCACTGGTGAATCGAATAAAGTCACTTCTCAGATCACTTATGGAGGAGTCGCATTAAGTGTTGCTGAGAATTTAGGAAGGCTGCAAGAAGATGTCGTTCTATTATCATTGCTTGGTGATGATCAAGAAGCGAAATCTATCAAAGAAAACATGAGACCTTTTATGAAGTTGAATGAAGTAGAAGAAATCCCAGGATTCTCTACTGGTATGTACATGGAAGTATTGAACAAACAGAATGAGATGCTTGTTGGCTTGTCTGAAATGGATATTTTTGACCAAATGAGTCCGAATTGGCTGATGAAACGCTCTGCCTTGTTAAAACAAGCAAAGGGAATTTTGGTAGATACAAACTTGCCAAAAGAAGCGACAGAGTTATTGTTGGATATCGTAATAAAAAATAAAATACCACTCGCAATGGTGACTGTGTCAGCTTTAAAAGCACACAATATTCCTGAGAATCTAAAAGGTGTTAAAATTTTTATCACTACCCAAAAAGAAGCTGAATTAATGTTGAACATGAAAATCAACGACGATGAATCATTAAAAACAGCGTTGAATCATTTTCTGGATAGAGGGGTAGAGCATGTAATTATTATGGATCGAAGTAAACGAGTTCAATTTGCTAGCCAAAAACACGGTATGATTCGCTTTGATTTACGAAACACGGACTCCAACTCTTATGTGTGGGGAACGAACGAAGCCTTAGTTGCGGGAATGTTATACCGTTACATGCATACTAAAAACCTAATTGATGTTATTTTAACTGGAATTGTAAATGCGGCGAAGACAACGAAATCTTTACATAAAGTGCGTGAAGATCTTTCACAAGCACTTTTAGAAAAAGATATCAAAGAATTTGGTGAAGTTGAATTCGAAAAGATATAA
- a CDS encoding AAA family ATPase, which produces MMRPILLEMTAFGPYKEKTTIDFRKFNNQNLFLISGATGAGKTTIFDAISYALYDDASGNSRSKDTFKSDFADDTDLCQVTFLFELNGKEYRIERTPRQMGPGKRNGTKQYESAVAFYHENGITTKIKEANQEIESLLSLSYDQFKQIVMLPQGEFKKLLESDSKDKEQIFRNIFQTEIILAFQEELKNQVAVLKKDAEEANISLRTSLRYLADLDDVVLQDAIMTEDIESVIQRLAEVTNEFELQENQITHSLNMSQQTIKKVEKQLEELQKLQQLLIEKEELAQEKDSFEQINRHIQNFEKAQGCLEAKNTVESEQQELTALENKRTSNEQLVIQLNMDAENEKNLFIRLQDEYKKIPEWREKEKELTKQKEQQLDLLQMKNESASLQKVQDKKEREYAEISEELLSLQKEIKRLEEKHEKSKQAQEQLTRLKEQQKDLQIEYSQLEQYDENINRLLVIIEEWHEAISTLKEMKEKAQKSSHHLMKKRTLYYDNLAGLLASQLSDDMPCPVCGSFDHPALALPNEEAPTKEQLDTIQKSNDEIQQLYATQATTVANLHKQIKSMEEQLELADYDHLEIKKETQEQFAEKQIEMEKLVLQINEKQQQASQLEELASALAAFNKKERSLELTKKEQQINIENQNRQLQTILKEIEALTKIIPSINLDEITEQIKEVENQIKKTEKDYPIVQEKIATIEKNIAIKNTENDSFNNQIEAAEKRVQNATALFQQKLSEANLSEDFEKSLISKDTYTLNVEQYTHYQDSVKINQRNILSQKEILSSYDGKSEEELDEILARIINEVEQENSKLQTLSMQKQTAVRGQKNITDTYSELSDVREKYSQIRRISEVANGTSKETGRLSFERYVLAIYYEEIVQAANLRLKDMTAGRYLLLRSEEIGKGAGARGLELDVFDNYTSQKRSVKTLSGGESFKASLALALGLSDVMQQQSGGIQIDTLFIDEGFGSLDSESLDSAIQTLADLNALGRMVGVISHVEELKTRIPVHIEVSHSTNGSSAKITM; this is translated from the coding sequence ATGATGAGACCCATTTTATTAGAAATGACTGCTTTTGGTCCATACAAAGAAAAAACGACCATCGATTTTAGAAAGTTTAACAATCAAAATCTTTTTTTAATAAGTGGTGCTACTGGCGCTGGTAAAACAACGATTTTCGATGCAATCTCCTATGCCTTGTATGACGACGCGAGTGGGAATAGTCGGAGTAAAGATACCTTCAAATCAGATTTCGCAGATGACACTGATCTGTGTCAAGTAACTTTTCTCTTTGAACTAAATGGAAAAGAGTACCGTATTGAACGAACCCCTCGACAAATGGGCCCCGGTAAACGAAACGGCACAAAACAATATGAATCTGCGGTTGCTTTCTATCATGAAAACGGCATAACGACAAAAATAAAAGAAGCCAACCAGGAAATTGAATCGTTACTTTCTCTTTCCTATGATCAGTTCAAACAAATTGTTATGCTGCCACAAGGGGAATTCAAGAAACTACTGGAATCAGACAGCAAAGATAAAGAACAAATCTTTCGAAATATCTTTCAAACTGAAATCATTTTAGCTTTTCAAGAGGAATTAAAAAATCAAGTTGCAGTCTTGAAAAAAGATGCCGAAGAAGCGAATATATCATTAAGAACCTCCTTACGGTATTTAGCTGACCTGGACGATGTAGTTCTTCAAGATGCGATTATGACTGAAGATATTGAATCCGTTATTCAACGTTTAGCAGAAGTAACCAATGAATTTGAATTGCAAGAAAATCAAATTACTCACTCTTTAAATATGAGCCAACAAACAATTAAAAAAGTCGAAAAACAATTAGAAGAATTACAAAAACTGCAACAACTATTGATTGAAAAAGAAGAACTGGCTCAAGAAAAAGATTCTTTCGAACAAATTAACAGGCACATTCAAAATTTTGAAAAAGCTCAAGGATGTTTAGAAGCGAAAAATACAGTTGAAAGCGAACAGCAAGAATTAACAGCTTTGGAAAATAAACGAACTTCAAACGAACAGTTAGTAATCCAGCTCAATATGGATGCTGAAAATGAAAAAAATCTTTTTATAAGACTACAAGACGAGTATAAAAAAATACCTGAGTGGCGAGAAAAAGAAAAAGAACTTACAAAGCAAAAAGAACAACAACTCGATTTGCTACAAATGAAAAATGAATCTGCCTCTTTACAAAAAGTCCAAGACAAAAAAGAAAGAGAATATGCAGAAATTTCTGAAGAACTTCTCTCATTACAAAAAGAAATCAAACGATTAGAAGAAAAACATGAAAAAAGTAAACAAGCACAAGAACAACTCACAAGATTAAAAGAGCAGCAAAAAGACCTTCAGATTGAATACAGCCAGTTAGAACAATATGACGAGAACATCAATCGCTTGTTGGTAATTATAGAGGAGTGGCATGAAGCAATTTCCACCCTAAAAGAGATGAAAGAGAAAGCACAAAAATCCAGTCATCACTTAATGAAAAAACGAACATTATATTATGATAACTTAGCTGGTTTGTTAGCCTCTCAACTTTCGGATGATATGCCCTGTCCAGTTTGTGGATCATTTGATCACCCTGCTCTTGCACTGCCAAATGAAGAAGCTCCCACAAAAGAACAGCTAGATACAATTCAAAAATCAAATGATGAGATTCAACAACTTTACGCTACTCAAGCTACTACAGTGGCAAACCTTCATAAACAAATTAAAAGTATGGAAGAGCAGCTGGAACTTGCGGATTATGACCATTTAGAAATCAAAAAAGAAACACAAGAGCAATTTGCAGAAAAACAAATCGAGATGGAAAAATTAGTCTTACAAATTAATGAAAAGCAGCAACAAGCTTCTCAATTAGAAGAATTGGCAAGTGCTTTAGCCGCATTTAATAAGAAAGAAAGAAGTTTAGAATTAACGAAAAAAGAACAACAAATAAATATTGAAAATCAAAATCGGCAATTACAAACTATTTTAAAAGAGATAGAGGCATTAACAAAAATTATTCCTTCAATTAACTTAGATGAAATCACGGAACAAATAAAAGAAGTAGAAAACCAAATAAAAAAGACTGAAAAAGATTACCCGATTGTGCAAGAAAAAATAGCCACTATTGAAAAAAATATAGCTATCAAGAATACGGAGAACGATTCATTCAATAACCAAATTGAAGCAGCGGAAAAAAGAGTCCAAAATGCTACTGCTCTTTTCCAACAAAAACTGTCAGAAGCAAATCTCTCTGAGGATTTCGAAAAAAGTCTTATTTCCAAAGATACTTATACATTGAATGTGGAGCAGTATACACATTACCAAGATTCTGTAAAAATAAATCAGAGAAATATTCTAAGCCAAAAAGAAATCCTTAGCTCTTATGACGGGAAAAGTGAAGAAGAGTTGGATGAGATACTCGCTCGCATAATCAATGAAGTGGAACAAGAAAACTCGAAGCTACAAACGCTGTCGATGCAAAAACAAACAGCTGTAAGAGGACAAAAAAATATAACTGATACCTATTCAGAGCTGAGTGATGTAAGAGAAAAATATAGTCAAATCAGACGAATATCCGAAGTTGCAAACGGAACTTCGAAAGAAACCGGACGGCTATCATTCGAGCGGTATGTCTTAGCTATCTACTATGAAGAAATTGTCCAAGCAGCCAATCTTCGACTAAAAGACATGACTGCCGGACGATACTTGTTACTTCGTTCGGAAGAAATTGGAAAAGGCGCGGGAGCCAGAGGGCTTGAATTGGATGTGTTCGATAATTATACAAGTCAAAAAAGAAGCGTAAAAACTCTATCCGGTGGAGAAAGTTTCAAAGCCTCTCTAGCGCTAGCTTTAGGTTTGAGTGATGTGATGCAACAACAAAGTGGCGGTATACAAATCGATACACTTTTCATTGATGAAGGATTTGGCTCTCTCGATTCAGAATCTTTGGACAGCGCCATTCAGACCTTAGCTGACTTGAATGCATTAGGAAGAATGGTAGGCGTGATTTCACACGTGGAAGAGTTAAAAACACGTATTCCTGTTCATATCGAAGTTTCTCATTCAACAAATGGAAGCTCCGCAAAAATTACAATGTAA
- a CDS encoding SDR family oxidoreductase — MDLGIKGKTALVIASSQGLGKAVATELAKEGANVMLTSRNEEALQEAKAEIEEVAIGRVSFYVCDITKPDEIKQLVKETQEKFGTIQILLNNAGGPLSGNFDDFGDEDWQNAFELNLLSYIRVIREVLPDLRKEGGRIANIASISVKKPISNLILSNTFRNGIVGLSKTLAEELAPDNILVNVIAPGTIETGRIQKLNEDRAEKQNKSLEQIKEETINNIPLGRMGTPEEFAKAVAFILSDANSYITGTTLLIDGGMAKVISS, encoded by the coding sequence ATGGATTTAGGAATAAAAGGAAAAACGGCACTCGTAATTGCCTCCAGTCAAGGTTTAGGGAAAGCTGTTGCTACTGAATTAGCAAAAGAAGGTGCCAATGTTATGTTGACAAGTCGCAACGAAGAAGCTTTACAAGAAGCAAAAGCTGAAATCGAAGAAGTGGCGATTGGAAGAGTCTCTTTTTATGTTTGTGATATTACGAAACCGGATGAAATTAAGCAACTGGTGAAAGAGACCCAAGAGAAATTTGGTACAATTCAGATATTGTTAAACAATGCTGGAGGGCCTCTGAGTGGAAACTTTGACGATTTTGGAGATGAAGATTGGCAAAATGCTTTTGAATTGAATTTATTGAGCTACATCCGTGTTATTCGAGAAGTGCTGCCTGATTTGCGAAAAGAGGGTGGACGGATTGCGAACATTGCATCAATTTCTGTAAAAAAACCAATTTCAAACCTGATTTTATCAAATACCTTCCGCAACGGAATTGTTGGATTGTCGAAGACTTTAGCCGAAGAATTAGCACCAGATAATATCTTGGTGAATGTCATTGCACCTGGGACAATAGAAACGGGTCGAATTCAGAAATTGAATGAAGATCGCGCAGAGAAACAAAATAAATCACTAGAGCAGATAAAAGAAGAAACAATAAATAATATTCCATTAGGAAGGATGGGTACACCAGAAGAATTTGCGAAGGCAGTTGCGTTTATCCTGTCAGATGCTAATAGTTATATTACTGGCACAACCTTGTTGATTGATGGGGGAATGGCAAAAGTAATTAGTTCGTAA
- a CDS encoding ABC-F family ATP-binding cassette domain-containing protein, with translation MITVSNVSLLFSDRKLFDNVNIKFIPGNCYGVIGANGAGKSTFLKILSGEVQPTTGDVIMDPNERLSVLNQDHYGFEEHQVLDTVIMGNERLYEVRQEKDAIYMKEEFTDADGIRAGELEGEFAELNGWEAEADAASLLQGLGITEDLHNKKMSELIEPQKVKVLLAQALFGQPDVLLLDEPTNGLDKQSIEWLSEFLINFPNTVIVVSHDRHFLNTVCTHMADVDFAKIKLYAGNYDFWLQSSQLAAKLAADQNAKKEEKIKELQEFIARFSANASKSKQATSRKKTLDKITLDDIQPSSRKYPFVGFTPEREIGNDLLIVDGISKTIEGEKVLDNISFTLNRNDKVAFTSRRDIATTTLFRILLGELEPDEGSFKWGVTTSRSYLPKDHSSEFPNPEMNILDWLRQFAGKEEDDNTFLRSFLGRMLFSGDEVMKKLSVLSGGEKVRVILSKMMLSKANVLVLDDPTNHLDLESITALNDGLIAFKGAMLFASHDYEFVNTIANRIIEVSANGVVDRLDTTYEEFLEDKNVQARVDALYN, from the coding sequence ATGATTACTGTATCAAACGTCAGTCTATTATTTTCTGACCGTAAACTTTTTGACAATGTAAACATAAAATTTATACCTGGCAACTGCTATGGTGTAATTGGAGCAAATGGTGCAGGTAAATCTACATTCTTGAAAATCCTTTCTGGTGAGGTTCAACCTACTACGGGTGACGTGATTATGGATCCAAACGAACGTCTATCTGTTTTAAACCAGGATCACTACGGCTTTGAGGAACATCAAGTATTAGACACTGTTATTATGGGAAATGAACGCCTATATGAAGTGCGTCAAGAAAAAGACGCTATTTATATGAAAGAAGAATTTACTGATGCGGATGGAATTCGTGCCGGTGAACTGGAAGGCGAATTCGCTGAACTGAATGGCTGGGAAGCAGAAGCAGATGCTGCAAGCTTGTTACAAGGGTTAGGGATTACAGAGGACTTACACAACAAAAAAATGAGTGAATTAATTGAACCACAAAAAGTGAAGGTTCTTTTAGCTCAGGCTCTATTCGGTCAACCAGATGTATTACTACTAGACGAACCTACAAACGGTTTGGATAAGCAGTCAATTGAATGGTTGTCAGAATTCTTAATTAATTTCCCGAATACTGTTATTGTTGTATCCCATGACCGTCACTTCTTGAATACCGTATGTACACATATGGCAGACGTAGACTTTGCTAAGATCAAGCTTTACGCTGGAAACTATGACTTTTGGTTACAATCCAGCCAGTTAGCTGCCAAATTAGCAGCTGACCAAAACGCTAAAAAAGAAGAAAAAATCAAGGAATTACAAGAGTTTATTGCTCGCTTTAGCGCGAACGCGTCTAAATCTAAACAAGCTACATCACGTAAGAAAACACTTGATAAAATTACATTAGATGACATCCAACCTTCATCACGTAAGTATCCATTTGTTGGTTTTACGCCTGAACGTGAGATTGGAAATGACTTGTTAATTGTTGATGGAATTTCCAAAACAATAGAAGGTGAAAAAGTATTAGATAATATCAGTTTTACTTTGAATCGCAATGACAAAGTTGCATTTACAAGCCGTCGCGATATCGCAACAACTACTTTATTCCGTATTTTATTAGGTGAACTCGAACCAGATGAAGGTTCTTTCAAATGGGGAGTAACTACGTCACGAAGCTACTTGCCAAAAGACCATTCTTCTGAGTTTCCAAATCCAGAAATGAATATTCTTGACTGGTTACGTCAATTTGCTGGTAAAGAAGAAGATGACAACACGTTCTTGCGCAGCTTCTTGGGCCGCATGCTATTTTCAGGAGACGAAGTTATGAAAAAACTTTCTGTTCTTTCTGGAGGAGAAAAAGTTCGTGTGATTTTATCGAAAATGATGTTATCCAAAGCAAATGTACTTGTTCTTGATGATCCTACAAATCACTTAGACTTGGAATCTATTACTGCTTTAAACGATGGATTGATTGCTTTCAAGGGTGCAATGCTCTTCGCTTCTCATGACTACGAGTTTGTTAACACCATTGCAAACCGTATTATTGAAGTAAGTGCAAATGGCGTTGTTGACCGTTTAGATACAACTTACGAAGAATTTTTAGAAGACAAAAATGTACAGGCACGAGTAGACGCATTGTACAATTAA
- a CDS encoding universal stress protein, protein MSKDYKNILIPVDGSQQSINAFKKAVQIAKRNEAVLHLVTIVDKTNDPDEAASIERDREGLFKSLEAHADKENLSIKKDIKFGSAKKLIAEELVKDWNIDLIVIGATGKGRIAKLVVGSITNHVTRYARCDVLIVK, encoded by the coding sequence ATGAGTAAAGATTACAAAAACATTTTAATACCTGTAGATGGTTCACAGCAGTCAATCAATGCTTTTAAAAAGGCCGTTCAAATTGCCAAACGAAACGAAGCGGTATTACATTTAGTAACAATTGTTGATAAGACGAATGATCCGGATGAAGCTGCTTCAATTGAAAGGGATAGAGAAGGACTTTTTAAATCTTTAGAGGCACATGCTGATAAAGAGAATCTTTCTATTAAAAAGGATATTAAATTTGGCAGCGCAAAAAAACTCATTGCTGAAGAGTTAGTAAAGGACTGGAACATCGATTTAATTGTAATAGGGGCGACCGGAAAGGGTCGAATTGCAAAACTGGTTGTAGGATCGATTACGAACCATGTTACTCGTTATGCTCGTTGTGATGTATTGATTGTAAAGTAG
- a CDS encoding cation:proton antiporter, protein MLTSMAMLLLMGLLLGRVFRALHLPSLIGMIITGILLGPYVLNWIDSEILSLSGELRQIALVIILTRAGLSLELSSLKKVGSASLLMSFLPATFEIISITILAPLLLGMDTVSAMILGSVLAAISPAVVVPRMLKLMDEGYGNNYAVPQLIISGSSLDDVFVIVLFTVFASLSASEGIQFSSFLRIPVSIILGILLGVVIGIIFVYFSKMFHMRDSVKITILLSISFFLLEIENILTDYIPISGLLAIMAMGTTIHYQYPLLAKRFSLKYDQLWVVAEIILFVLVGASLNISYVGNVGIKSIVLIILALGVRMLGVYFSIIKTDFPKKEKLFTILAYTPKATVQAAIGGIPLAMGLPFGEEILAISIVAILLTAPLGAFLIDSTYKKLLSR, encoded by the coding sequence ATGTTAACAAGTATGGCTATGCTGTTATTAATGGGATTATTGTTAGGCCGTGTCTTCAGAGCTTTACATTTACCTAGTTTGATAGGGATGATTATTACGGGAATTTTATTAGGACCTTACGTACTGAATTGGATTGATTCGGAAATATTGAGTCTGTCTGGAGAGTTAAGGCAAATCGCCTTAGTCATCATTCTAACGAGAGCGGGTCTTTCCTTGGAGCTTTCATCTTTAAAAAAGGTCGGCAGTGCTTCCTTATTAATGAGTTTTTTACCTGCAACTTTTGAAATCATTTCGATAACGATTCTTGCTCCTTTATTACTTGGAATGGATACCGTGAGTGCGATGATTTTAGGATCTGTTTTAGCTGCTATATCACCAGCAGTCGTTGTGCCGAGAATGTTAAAATTAATGGACGAAGGATATGGCAATAATTATGCTGTACCACAATTAATTATCTCTGGATCTTCATTAGACGATGTATTTGTGATTGTGCTATTTACTGTATTTGCTTCTTTGTCTGCTAGTGAAGGAATTCAATTTAGTAGTTTTTTACGCATCCCAGTATCTATTATTCTAGGAATACTTTTAGGAGTTGTAATAGGGATTATTTTTGTTTATTTCTCCAAGATGTTTCACATGCGTGATTCTGTGAAAATAACGATTCTGTTAAGTATCTCGTTTTTTTTGCTGGAAATAGAAAATATACTGACAGACTATATACCCATATCTGGGCTGTTAGCGATTATGGCCATGGGAACAACCATCCATTACCAATATCCGTTACTTGCAAAACGTTTCTCATTAAAATACGATCAACTTTGGGTTGTTGCAGAGATCATCCTTTTTGTTTTAGTAGGAGCAAGTTTAAATATCTCCTATGTAGGAAATGTTGGTATAAAGTCTATTGTGCTTATTATCTTAGCGCTAGGTGTGAGAATGCTAGGAGTTTATTTCTCAATTATCAAAACCGACTTTCCAAAGAAAGAAAAACTATTTACAATACTGGCTTATACACCAAAAGCAACGGTACAAGCTGCAATCGGAGGCATTCCCCTAGCGATGGGATTGCCTTTTGGAGAAGAAATCCTTGCAATATCGATTGTCGCAATCTTATTAACAGCTCCATTAGGTGCATTTTTGATTGATTCAACTTATAAAAAGCTACTAAGTCGCTAA
- a CDS encoding tetratricopeptide repeat protein, with translation MKEIDIKKISDLALELHEKGEYVEAEKYFLEALYLMDEKDNQLYQKVVYGLGINYAMQQNYEGAKSCFQEGRLNAQKANNMEHELEMLHELIKICRLMNDSGAAEILANEEIMYREKYVPNDFEGLSVAHYEKALVFIECHHPIKSEAHLKKALEYAKKSNEKISIAYLQAKIGDYYQSMGKKIEAKNFYLKSLDLFRELDDQRNMKIIAFKIDDIEETEDL, from the coding sequence ATGAAGGAAATTGATATAAAGAAAATATCGGACTTAGCGCTTGAATTACACGAGAAGGGAGAGTATGTTGAAGCGGAGAAATATTTTTTAGAAGCGCTGTACCTAATGGATGAAAAAGATAATCAGCTATATCAAAAAGTAGTTTATGGCTTAGGAATAAACTATGCAATGCAGCAGAATTATGAAGGTGCAAAAAGTTGTTTTCAAGAGGGAAGATTGAATGCCCAAAAAGCGAACAACATGGAGCACGAATTGGAGATGTTGCATGAACTCATTAAAATTTGTAGACTGATGAACGATTCAGGAGCAGCGGAAATACTCGCAAATGAAGAAATTATGTATCGAGAGAAGTACGTCCCTAATGATTTTGAAGGTCTTTCAGTGGCACACTATGAAAAAGCTTTAGTATTTATCGAGTGTCATCATCCTATTAAAAGCGAAGCCCATTTGAAAAAAGCTTTAGAATATGCAAAAAAATCAAATGAAAAGATAAGTATTGCTTATTTACAAGCGAAAATAGGAGATTATTATCAATCTATGGGGAAAAAAATTGAAGCAAAGAATTTTTATTTAAAAAGTTTAGATTTATTCAGAGAGCTAGATGATCAGAGAAATATGAAAATCATTGCATTTAAAATAGATGATATCGAAGAAACTGAAGATCTTTGA
- a CDS encoding exonuclease SbcCD subunit D, with product MTFLRILHTADWHLGKIVNEYSMIEDQRYFLHELVDTIKTLEIDVIIIAGDLYDRSLPAKEAVALADEILTRMIRELSIPVLVIAGNHDSNERIEYGSRLFTENGLYMEGTIKPITRKVTIKNTNFYLAPFGDPLYVREIVKKPDIRTMEDVTRHQVEQIKKNLKLDEVNIFIGHGYVINGTEQSVEASDSERPLSIGTAEYVPVEMLDCFDYVALGHLHKPQKVKDKHVRYSGSILKYSKSECLHKKQVSLVEIGKNHLEVTPIYIQPLRDMRIIRGYFEDILKGQSEDYLFFELEDELLITDTMNRLRHKYPNAMGLEYIHQKESFHSNLRHNQNDLKTISFPDLFEDFYMEHTQVILNEKEKTLIQKAFHKAERSL from the coding sequence GTGACGTTCTTGAGAATATTGCATACTGCCGATTGGCATTTAGGAAAAATTGTTAATGAGTACTCCATGATTGAAGATCAACGCTATTTTTTACATGAACTAGTCGATACGATTAAAACATTAGAGATTGATGTGATCATCATAGCTGGAGATCTGTATGATCGGTCCTTGCCTGCCAAAGAAGCCGTCGCTTTAGCAGATGAAATTTTAACCCGGATGATTCGTGAATTGTCGATTCCAGTTTTAGTTATTGCAGGAAATCATGATAGTAATGAAAGAATTGAATACGGTTCTCGTTTATTTACAGAAAACGGTTTGTATATGGAAGGCACCATCAAACCTATCACAAGAAAGGTAACCATTAAAAATACAAATTTTTACCTCGCCCCTTTTGGAGACCCTCTTTATGTTCGAGAAATCGTCAAGAAGCCAGATATTCGAACGATGGAAGATGTCACACGACATCAAGTAGAACAAATAAAGAAAAATCTAAAGCTGGATGAAGTAAATATTTTTATTGGGCACGGGTATGTTATAAATGGAACAGAACAATCTGTCGAAGCTTCTGATTCAGAAAGACCTTTAAGCATTGGTACCGCCGAATATGTTCCGGTTGAAATGCTTGATTGCTTTGATTATGTTGCTCTTGGACATCTGCATAAACCACAAAAAGTGAAGGACAAACATGTTCGATACAGCGGATCTATTTTGAAGTATTCAAAATCAGAATGCCTTCACAAAAAACAAGTGAGCTTAGTCGAAATTGGAAAAAATCACTTGGAAGTAACCCCTATTTATATCCAACCACTTCGAGATATGCGAATCATACGCGGATATTTTGAAGATATTTTAAAAGGTCAGTCAGAAGACTACCTATTTTTTGAGCTAGAAGACGAGCTACTCATTACAGATACAATGAATCGTTTACGTCATAAATATCCAAATGCAATGGGATTGGAATATATTCATCAGAAAGAAAGTTTTCATTCAAATCTGCGCCATAACCAGAATGATTTAAAAACCATTTCTTTCCCTGATTTGTTTGAAGATTTTTATATGGAACATACACAAGTAATTTTAAATGAGAAAGAAAAAACATTAATCCAAAAAGCTTTTCATAAAGCAGAAAGGAGTTTATGA